Below is a genomic region from Rana temporaria chromosome 3, aRanTem1.1, whole genome shotgun sequence.
CAAAATTCAAAGAGCAAAAATACTATGTAATATATACTTCAATGTTTATCTACCTATACTTGTATGTTGTATTCCGTGTTtcaatgtaaaaaatggtcacTGTTACGTATCATAATGTATACATACCATTAAGTTAGAAATATTTTGATAGCATAAAACATTTTTGAGTAAAATTCCTCAGAATTGCAGTTCCCTTGTTTAGCCTCAGAGCGCCGCTGTTTGacaaataagtaaaataatataGAACTGGAGATCCACTAGTATTTTCATCCCTCACATATATACTGCAGATCTGGAAGACACAGCCATTTTCTGGATTTTCTCTATACAGTGTACTGAACTGCTGCTCTCTGAACAACTCAGTACACCCTTCAAAATTTACTGGAATGCAGATTAATCAAGGATTAAAGAAGATGAAAATGACTGAAATGAAAAAAGCAATACATATATCCAACAGAATCAGATGGCAAGTAATATTTCCCCTCTTATTTTACTGGCTTTGTCATTCTGTCTCTGGTGAGATTCATTATTCCATTGTAGAAGAAATGAGAAAAGACTCTGTTATAGCAAATATTTCAAATGATCTTGAATTGGATATGAAGCAGCTCTCATCTAGAAAACTGAGAATTGTATCACGTGTTGCAGAGAAATACTTTTATTTGAATCTAGACAATGGGAATCTGTATGTAAAGGACAGGATAGACAGAGAGACACTGTGTGGGACAGACTCTACCTGCTTTCTAACGTTTGATGCTGTGGTTCAAAACCCCTTAAATATTTTCAGAGTCAAGATAGACATTCAGGATATAAATGATAATTCTCCGGTGTTTTATTTTGATACATTTACATTTGAAGCAATTGAATCAACACCTCCGGGGACAAGTTTtgctttacaaaatgcaaaagatCCAGATTTTGGTATGAATTCGGTACAGACATATAAGCTCAGTGACAACAAGTATTTTGCACTGAGTGAGACTATTAATTTAGATGGAAGTAAATTTCTTGGACTTGTGCTAGAAAGACCATTAGATCGGGAATCTCAGAATGTACAtgaatttttattaacagctacTGATGGAGGAAAACCTATTAGATCTGGCACTGCATTAATAAAGATCATTGTCACAGATGCTAATGATAATTTTCCAGTATTTACACAGACAGTATATAAAACCAGCATAAGTGAAAATGTGCCAATTAATACTACAATAATTACTGTGAATGCCACTGACAAAGATGAAGGTATATATGCACAAATAAATTATTCTTTTATTGAAACATCAGGAAGTGTACACAATACAGAAACTTTCAGCATTAATCCAAAAACTGGTGAACTCAAAATAAATAAGAAGTTAGATTTTGAATTAACAAAAAATTATGAACTGTCAATACAAGCAAAAGATGGAGGTGCCCTTGCCGCCCATTGTAAAGTTTTGATAGATATCATAGATGAAAATGATAATGCCCCTGAGATATCCATCACATCACTCTTTTCTCCTGTCGCAGAAGATTCCATACCTGGAACAGTAATAGCTCTAATTGAAGTTGATGATCAAGATTCTGGAGAAAATGGATTTGTTGATTGCAAGCTTATAGAACAGCCTTCATTCAGTTTAGTGATGTCACCTGACAGTTATTATAGAATTGTTACAACAGGTGAAATAGACAGAGAGGAAGGGCCCAGTTATAATATCACAATTGTAGCTACTGACAGAGGATCACCTCCACTTTCCAGCAGAAGAACAATCAGACTGGATATATCAGATGTTAATGACAATCCGCCAGTATTTATGAAATCCTCCTATATTATTAACATACTAGAGAACAATTTACCAGGTCTCTCAGTATACCATATCCAAGCATCTGATCCTGACGCTGGAGACAATGCTAAAATTATTTATTCAATTTCCAATATAAATGTAGAAGATTTCCCTTTGTCCTCTTATCTTTCCATCAATATGGAGAGTGGAGTTATTTATGCTCAGAAATCCTTTGATTTTGAGCAACACAAAGAATTTTTAATAAAAGCAATTGCTAGAGACAATGGATCCCCATCTCTGAGTACCAACACAACATTACTGGTCCGTATAGTGGATCAGAATGATAATGCTCCAAAGATCTTGTTTCCATCCCCAGGAAATAGTGGGCAGGATCCATTTGAGATGGTTCCCTTCACAGCTGAACTTGGTTCTTTAATAACAAAGGTGATTGCAGTGGATGAAGACTCGGGACACAATGCTTGGCTTTCTTATCATTTTATACAAATGTCAGAACCATCAGCTTTTGTCATTAATGAACATACAGGTGAAATCAGGGCATCACGTATCTTTCAGGAGAAAGATATACTGAATCAGAAGGTTGTGGTGATGGTAAGAGATAATGGCATTCCATTACTCTCGGCCACAGTCACCTTAAACCTCATTGTTGCAGATAATTTCCAGCAGATTGTTCCTAAACTCAATAACCAACTTCCTGATGAAGATCCTCAGTCACACTTGCAATTGTACCTGGTGATTGCTTTAGCACTGATTTCTTTGTTGTTTATTATAACTGTCATTTTGGTTATTGTTTCAAAATGCAAAGAGTCAGAACCACTACCAAATTTTGGAACTTTAACTACAAGCCTATATCCTCCAGCTGATCCCAGGATACTTTCTATGTATAGTGATGGAACTTTGCCCTTACCCTACTCATACAATGTTTGTGTTGCTTTGGACCCACCTGAaagtgattttgtttttttaaagtcaaACCAAAATGTCCCTGTGGATAATCTTATTGATACTGATGATACAGGTCTTGGGAATGAGAGTTTAAAAGAAGCACTTCCATCCACTGGAATCACTCAGGTAAGTACTAAGGACAATTAATGAAGTATTTATGGGTGTCCTCTACACTATCTTCAAAAGcattataaatactgtatatatcatatattttttgtaatattgcaCTTATTCTAGTATTACAGTAAATAGTTATTAATTAGTGATCCCTGATAAGTTATCATTGTAGTGTATtgaaacataaaaacatatttagtaAATTTTACTTAAACTGTGTACTTTTCACTTTTTTCAAAACTTGCAAAAAGTGTGCATACCAAAATCATACATTAACTTCTGATGATAGaatgtgacaattttgaaattaCATATGTCCCCAAAAAATTACTATCAAATACTTTTGACATGTTAGCATAAAATGTGCACATAATGCAAAATGAAATAGTAAATGTGTGACTATTGCATGTTGTAGTTTTTTTTCTAAGTTATTCTAATCTTCTGTTAGGTACAAAAAATAACATTGAGGCAATTAAAATAGCCCTAACCCCCATAAAAATAGTGGTAATTAAGACCAACTCTGTGCCGATGTATGGAGGCCACTTGCGACATTATCTCAAGGTCTGTGCAGGGCCCATCTTGCACTGATGGGTTTTGCTTCCTCTTTTATTCCCTGAAAactctgcaaagtaaaagcataagtggctagtatgcatcgcatactagtccATTATGTAGAACTTACCTGCGAGCGAATCCCAAGGTGTTCCCGCtggaggccgcatccatctttgcccctcttccttccggggctgtGGACTCCGGCTGTATGGCTGGCTGGAGCcacgtgatgtcactcccaccAGTCACGGCACTCGCTTGGGAAGAAACGGCCCAGGccgcatgcgccgatgacatcaGCGCATGCACCGATGACATCATCGAGACACTACAAGGtaaatctcctaaatggtgcacgtttaggagatatttacagtacctataggtaagccttattctaggcttacttaTAGATACAACTTCTAAAAAggggtttacaagcactttaagggCTGCTTAACAAGACCTGACACATTATATTGGAAATACACTAAGGTCAAGCATACCACTACTAACATTCTTCTATCAGTGTTTTGTCAATGTCTGTCTCCCCAATGGGAAAAATGTCCCCTTACTCATTTTCTCCTTCTTCCTAGCTGGGGCACAAATACCATTATAAAATCTAAAAGCGGGTCTTCAATAGTTTATGCAAAACTAACAAAATATTCTTGTTACACTTTTAtcttataaatataaaaatattagatAAAGAACTTAGGAAGAGCACACGCTTACATACAATTCATGAAATCACTGTATTGTTTATTTCCATGCATTCATACATAAACAGAGTTTAATTTATATTTTAGTTTGACCTCCCTTTTTATATAGTATCAACTTGTATCTCTAGTAATTCCTTTAATCTTGAAATTACTTATGATTACAGAGATTACAGATATtttataaagaatgcaaaatTATACATAGGCAAATTCACAAAATATTTTGAGAAGTAGGGAAGGGTCAATTACTTCTTTAGTAAAATGTAATGAAACATTTTACTATGTTGGCAATTATGGAATCATGTTTCTATTTCTTAAAATGTATAttgccaacagaaaaaaaacataatgtctTATTTGTGAATCATTTCAAAAGCGACAAATTACTGCATTATATAATGGAACTATTGTCAAAATTACCTATTGCTCCAGCCAGTATATCTGTAATTTTTTAACATTCTGATACCGACCAAGCTGTCCAAAAGTGGCAGTAACAGGGGTTGGGACAAACCATATACACTGTAGCACTGGTGGGggtgtttacaaacttttattctTATGGTTAAAACATTTCgccacaacaacaacaaaatgTTGCTGTGACTGCACGAAAACTGTTGGTGCGAGTTGCTCTTGATGTGTCTCTTTACACAGACAGCAGTGCAGTAAATCACTTTTCAGAAGTCATGCTACTGCCTCCCAAAGCCTGTTTTTTTTCAGTCATGATTGTGGTGCAACCCCATTGACATCTGTGGGTGACTTTAGCATATGGTGCTGCCTGTCAAATTAGACTTGCTGAGTTTAAAATTGCTGCCATCAAGCTAAGCATAGTGGCCACAGCAATGTGTACTCACACATTGGGTGGGTTGAGGGTAGTAAAAACACGGAGCTGATTTTTACCATTCTTCTTCCACATGTGTGAACTTAGCCTTAAAATCTACTTAAAAAGACATGCCCAGCCAAGACTATTCTCTCTGTAGCATAATCATGCTGCTTTCCCATTTCACTGCAGAATGAAAAGTGTAGTCATCCTATTAATGTAAGAGGTGATATAACAATTATACAGGTATGCAGAAAGGTAGAAACACAAAAACTATTGTGTTAATGCTAGCTACAGACTGACTTATatctttcaatttttattttgtccatagttacactttaaattcCCATGTCATCTTAGTTAATAAAACTATTTAGAACTTTGGTTGTCCACGTTCAAATTATGAGCTTGATTATTCAGTTTAATTAATTAAAGTTAAGCATAGTGCACTGTCTGTTTTGTTGTTTTACTTAAGTTGTTTATGATGAGTCAAATTATTATACAGTTATTTGTGGATTGTGTTGAAATATGTGTTCACAATATTACTATCTACTGCAAGCTTAGCTTAAAGATGAACACTGGGAGAAGCAAAATGTGTCTATATACAGGAGTCATGTGTTCTAACTTGAATCATGGTGtgctttttgtatttcttccagattcaTAGCAGTAGGGTAGTGTGAAACTTTGCCTTTGTAGGAGCTTCCTATAAAAAAGATCACTGATGTACTCTTTCCTTGTGCAGGGTAACTGGTCGTGTCTCTCACTTCCTGTAGTCTTATGTAGGCAGCCTGTAGTAGATGGAGCTGTTGGGTCCCTCTCACAGCTCTCCTCTCTTTATACGCTATGTAGGGCACAGTAGTGATGTTACTGCTACATTAACAAGGTGATATCTGCATCAGCAAAAGCATGTGTACAtaaagtgaatatatatatatttatgaaaaAGCATTtaccatataaataaataaaagtaaatagtggccactatttatttttattacttttatttatttatattgtaaatgctttttcatattttgtttatttaaagtgTCAGCTTCCTACATTCTTATATTTAGTGTGTCCTTGGTGCAGAGGTGGGACCTCAAGTGTGGGTGTACGGATCTTGTTGGtccataattttttatatatatacagggctttttttcagggggaacttgggggaactaagttccaccacctctggctcggaccctttggtgcctgctcaccacaatcacttgtaaacatagcgctgcgtaaactgttggcgctatataaatcctgtataataataataataatagaagtctggtttctgtgtttacaagtggcagctctgcactctgtgtgtaacccccctgaactctacactctgtatgtaatgcaattctggtatttaatgcccctttaagacccttctactgtttgtgaaatctgaacggggtcgtggttgagttcctgcacatattttctgagaaaaaaagctctgtatatatatatatatatatatatatatatatatatatatatatatatatatatatatatatatatatatatatgagtgggTATGAGTGGGTATGAGTATGAGGGTatgagtgggtaaccgctcaaagagaaccaggtaatctgattcctgtggtccgagccaagggtgcaggcagtgcaatcaaaatgcaggttaggatgaaggaaaaatgctgggacagccgcactccaaaaaaactcctcctttaacctgcctggcggtgttcccgagtctgactcagggttagattttcctgctgcgagaggtaaccccgagtcagactcgggcttgcctcgctagatccacaggcaaagttacttaccttgtccctggatccagcgatgccaccgcgctgtgtgagcgagcgggacctcgctcgattcacacagtgcctctgtgtgacgccgatctccgttccctgcgacgttacgacgcacggggacggagaacggcgccaaattcaaaaaagtaaacaaacaccttacatacagtatactgtaatcttatagattacagtactgtatgtaaaaaaaacacaccccccttgtccctagtggtcatgcatgtcattttatataataaaaacgtttctttctccctgcaaactgtagattgtccatagcaaccaaaagtgtccctttatgtcaaaaatagttttagatcagctaaaaaacagcgataataaattataatcacttgcagaattgtgcgatagcgatttgtggggaaattcgtcataaaaaaaataaataatgacagcaacaattctgcaactgagcaaatttcagtgattttgagttaattacattattgaataatttttattataattatattattatttgttataattatttataattatttattatattataatttataattttgtttttaaaaaaatgtcatacccgggatgcctgttagaatcttgtttggtcagatttaagtgagttatttctaaaaattacaggcctacaatataaaacgccaaatttccttgcaaataatggtaccgctttcagcatgttttttctgaaagaatcataccgccagggaggttaattaaaaatcacaaaatacatgccacagcaaaaaacagcacaacaaaagaaaagctgacgtttcgcactatgccttagtgcttcttcatagctatgaagaagcactaaggcatagtgcgaaacgtcagcttttcttttgttgtgctgttttttgctgtggcatgtatattgtgatttttaattaaaggaggagtttttttggagtgcggctgtcccagcttttttccttcatcctaacccatacatatatatatatatttaatgtatgtatatatatatatatatatatatatatatatatacacactttgtGACAAATATGAGATAAATTTTAAAGGCGTTTGAATGGAGTACAGCttttaacataattttttttaaagctctttgataaaccaaaattttactttatgTGACATGAAtgagtttcaaagaaagaaagaaaaaatacaatttaaaagatataacgtttttttccaaaaatgtatttaCCTATAGTTTACAGTTTTAAATTCTTTGTTTAATACAATATAAGTATTACTCTTCATAGCTGTAATTTAGGAAGGTTTTAATAGCTTTAAAAGTAAATGCTTTCATAAAATTCCTAAGAAGTGCAGTTCACTAGTTTTGCATCAGAGCGCCGCTGTTTGACCAATAAGGAGAAGAATACAGAACTGGAGATCCACTGGTATTTTCATCATTCACACCCACACTGCAAAACTGCAACAAGAAACACAGACATTTTCTGGATTCTCTTTACACAGTCTACAAGACTGCTGTCTTCTTCTATTGAACGATTCAGAACATCATTCAGATTAATTGGACTATTAATTCTATAAGGATTACAGAAACTGAAAATGACTGAAAAACATACACAGATATACAGAGGAATCAGATGGCAAGTAATATTTTCCTTCCTATTTTCCTGGTTGTGTCATTCAGTCTCTGGTCAGATTCATTATTCCATAGTAGAAGAAATGAGAAAAGACTCTGTTATAGCAAACATTGCAAATGATCTTGGATTGAATATTAAACAGATCTTATCAAGAAAACTAAGAATTGTATCACGTGTTGCAGAGAAATATTTTTATGTGAATTTAGACAATGGAAATCTCTATGTGAAGGACAGGATAGACAGAGAGACACTGTGTGGGGCAGAAGCTACCTGCATTTTAACCTTTGATGCTGTTGTTGAAAATCCATTAACTATATTTAGAGTTAAGATAGACATTCAGGACATAAATGATAATCCCCCGGTGTTTTATCCAAACACATTCACTTTTGAAGCAATGGAATTAACACCACCAGGGACAAGATTTGCTTTACAAAATCCCAAAGATCCAGATTTTGGTATGAATTCAGTACAGACATATAATCTGAGTGACAACAAGCATTTTGCATTC
It encodes:
- the LOC120932477 gene encoding protocadherin gamma-B1-like isoform X3, producing the protein MQINQGLKKMKMTEMKKAIHISNRIRWQVIFPLLFYWLCHSVSGEIHYSIVEEMRKDSVIANISNDLELDMKQLSSRKLRIVSRVAEKYFYLNLDNGNLYVKDRIDRETLCGTDSTCFLTFDAVVQNPLNIFRVKIDIQDINDNSPVFYFDTFTFEAIESTPPGTSFALQNAKDPDFGMNSVQTYKLSDNKYFALSETINLDGSKFLGLVLERPLDRESQNVHEFLLTATDGGKPIRSGTALIKIIVTDANDNFPVFTQTVYKTSISENVPINTTIITVNATDKDEGIYAQINYSFIETSGSVHNTETFSINPKTGELKINKKLDFELTKNYELSIQAKDGGALAAHCKVLIDIIDENDNAPEISITSLFSPVAEDSIPGTVIALIEVDDQDSGENGFVDCKLIEQPSFSLVMSPDSYYRIVTTGEIDREEGPSYNITIVATDRGSPPLSSRRTIRLDISDVNDNPPVFMKSSYIINILENNLPGLSVYHIQASDPDAGDNAKIIYSISNINVEDFPLSSYLSINMESGVIYAQKSFDFEQHKEFLIKAIARDNGSPSLSTNTTLLVRIVDQNDNAPKILFPSPGNSGQDPFEMVPFTAELGSLITKVIAVDEDSGHNAWLSYHFIQMSEPSAFVINEHTGEIRASRIFQEKDILNQKVVVMVRDNGIPLLSATVTLNLIVADNFQQIVPKLNNQLPDEDPQSHLQLYLVIALALISLLFIITVILVIVSKCKESEPLPNFGTLTTSLYPPADPRILSMYSDGTLPLPYSYNVCVALDPPESDFVFLKSNQNVPVDNLIDTDDTGLGNESLKEALPSTGITQHSQPNADWQLTQGQRPGPSGTQQPTEEPGVWPNNQFETERLQAMILASANEAAEGSSGLGGSTGTMGLSARYGPQFTLQHVPDYRQNIYIPGTTSTLTNAAGKRDNKAPSGNKKKSGKKEKK